CCTATAGGAGTCGTTGCCGTACTTCCCAATACCATGCAACTCGATGGGGTAACGCCACTGTTTAGTTAGATATTCATCTACACGGGAGAAAAGGGATTGAGAATTTCTTCTGGCAACTGATGTTGCTTCAAATTTTTGGACTAAAAAACACATCTACAGTGACATCCAATAGTACTGTAATTAATGTTCATTGAAGTGCATAATGTAATCCCTCACAATAAAGGACAAGCACATTCACCTGAGAATCGAGTGAGTGTTTTGGCTCTAAGCTCATACAGGCCTAGTGGCTTCATAAGTTCAGATAGGGGCTTCCAGTCGGCCTCGCGGGTCACCTCTGCAGACGGGTAACGTTCAAAGAACTGCCACAGTACTGGTATGGCCATCTTGCCTGGAGAATAGtaagacaaaaaatacaaatgctAGACTTGAGTACTGGTTGATACAATGTTGTTGCAATGCAACGCAAAGTGTGTATGTTGTATCTTACCACTGGTCTTATTCAGAAAAATGGTGGCCACCAGGAGCTTCCAAGGGTCGTGGAAAAGGGTTTCCTGTACGAGGTTGTAGGGTGAGCGAGGGGGTGTCCACTTCTTGAAGGCCTTCCTTCTGGGTGGGCTAAGGCCTGTTTACAGACAGTGTACACGTCTCCTTAAATATTGAGTGTATATCGTATATCTCACATATTCACAAGCTTTCTCTTTGCTTCTTGTGTTAAATTAACCATTTTAACATTACCATCTCTGTTTGGTTTCCTGCTGAAATAAGGGCTTGTTTTTCGCTTGTCTTCCACACTCTTGGACTCTAGGTAGACAGGGAATATGTATGCATAAAAACAGAACACATTTCTTATGACACATAATGTCAGAAATCCCCATGATCACACCTGAGGCAGGGTGCAGTTAGTTCACCTTAATGAGAGCCTATATACTGCCTTGCACACTTTGTTCTTTACGTTTGACCTCAgacatgttgtgtgtgtcctgtaagTGAATtaccttatttattatttgatttACTTTTATCATTGCACACAATTTCTGTTGagatgtttgatattatgttaATAATTTTGTTTGTTGCAGAGCTTAAAcaaaaacccacacacacacacacacacacacacacacacacacacacacacgtgcatgaACCTGAACACCCTACAAAAATAAAGTAGAAATGAATGTAGGTAGGCACAGTTGGTGACTATAATACTGGTGGGAATTCAAATGGAAAGTAATGACAATATActtccagacactgcaaataAATAATCATTTGTGCATTTTTTGGTCATGTCTGAAGTTTAGTAACAATTGGAAGTACGTGTTTGATGCCCTTAAAGAAGTATTCTACTTGTTACAAATCATATGAGTGGCCACCATCAAGTGTATTACTTGAAACCTGATCCTGCCTCAAAGAATGAACTCTGAAATGGAACAAATCACATAAATTCTGTAATAATTGAGATTACTTGTTCCCTCCCTCTTCATTGAACATATCTCCATTCCccttgtttcctttcctttttgttttaggtTCTTTGTGTtacataatgtatttatttttcatttattttgtatgtatccATAACTGGAAGAAATATGAAGAAGAAATGTGAAGGCAGTTGGAAActggataaagaaaaaaattgaacttgtaGTGATTGTACTGCACTGTACAAGATGCTGAAATTAGATCCAGAGAAAACTAACTTGAACTGCTACTTTTATAAGCTGTCAGACAGCGTAGATCATCATTCTGGGAATCTCTCACTGGTGTGCAGCCCCCACCAGTGATGTCAGGTAACAACACCTCGCCTTCCTCATCCCGGTGACTTTCAGCGACGGCCTCCAGTTCAGAATTAGACTTGTTGTCACCTTTGCTGTGAATCTGTATCTCATCTCCGCCTCGTTCATCCTCACCCTCGTTCTCGCTCTCACTCTCAGTGGCAGGCTCAACATTCAGAGTCGGGACAGAAGGCTGCGAGTCTGCCTCTTCGTCCTTGTGAACAATGAGAGTGTTTTGTTGGTTACTGGAAGGAGCCAGTCGGAGTAGCTTCTCTCTCAGACTCTGAGGGCTCTTCTGCAGTTTGACATCATCCTCTGTGGATGTAGGTGCAGCTTGTATGCAACACTTCACAGTTGCACTCTTTACTTTTCTGTCTTTAGTTTCACTTCTGAGGGAGGAAGGGGCTCTTTTAGATTTATTTGGAGGTGTTGCATCTTCTGTTGTCATCTGCTGTCCATCTGcatgtcttttctttcttctcctctgttTTACTTGGGAGGGGAGTAATTGTGAAGTGGTGACAACATTGTCCTTGGATGTGGTGAAATCAAAGAGGTTTATGTCTAAGTTCCCTTCTCCATCTTTTAGGAGGAAAGCATGCAGGGATGCTCTTGAGCGGAACTTCTGCCCTTGGGGACTTGcacaacagagagaaaaatcCATTAGACACTTATGCGCAAAGCACTTAGTCATGGTTCAAGGTATGATTATAGAGACAGGGTTACAAGAAAAGAATGAGTCACCTTGTAATGTAGATGTCCATTTTGCCTGCTGTCTTCCCTTCTTTCCGCTGCCTAACCTCTCTGATCCAGCCAAGGGGCAATGTGGAGGTGTGGCATGAGTCACCCATGTCCTTGTAACTTTGGTGGCTATCACAGCTAGTGTGCATTTTGacaggtgtgttgttgttgttgttgttgttgttgttgaaccCGGTTGAGAGAGTGGTAGGTTCGTGGTGGAGTCACTGTTGAAGCTCACTCACTGCCTTCAGCTCAATGTCCAGCTGCGGACGTTTTACAACCAACATCTGCAGCCATTCCTGAATCGTCTTTACCTAAAATGTATATCATTAACAAAACATGGATGACATCTTCACATACTACAATGTAACGTATCATGGATCTACAGCAGATGCTGACATGATAAACAGCAATACAATTGTTAACTAACCTCTAACTCTTTCTTTTTGTTACAGGAGCTCATGGGTGCTCGTGTTGTCTTGCAGGATATTTTCTGATGTCAACATAGGAGGCTCGCCGCCTCCTGCATGCAGGAAGTAGCGAGCAGATCGGAGTCTGCGCAGTGAGAACGAATTATGAAAACGGAGCTTCGTATGAAAAACCGACCGAACAAGCGACAAGAACCTGTTGATACAAACATCCCTCCCGTTTGCTATTAAAAGGTGGAAATGAGAGCCGTTCTAGCATGGAAAGAAACCATTCGGGATCAATGGTGAGGGTCTCGATGTTTGTGTTTACGCTGTCAACCTGGGTCCAATGCTGGGATGTAACGCTAGGTGGTTAGCAACGACGGTTGCTATGTAAACTAGTGTTAGCCAGCTggctagcattagcattagcccGCAGCAATTCGGTTATCATAAAGCTGGTTAATGATTATTGTATCTTAGTTTACATGCAACATATTTGTTCTATCAATGGTTTAGCATGTCATCGTTATTGTATAGCACGAGATAAGGTTAGGTCGAAGCTAAAGTTAGTTCTCGTTAACGGTTAGACCAAGTTAACGTTAAGTCTTGTTTGCTGTTCATAAGGTTATCTTATATGAAATTGTAACGTACGTTACAATTTCATATAAGATAACCTTATGAAGCATATAGGTTACCTCGCTGTACACAAGATAACAGATTACTAAATTTACAACCAACTTTATTTGCTTTATTAGTGCTTTATAGTttattttcagcttttttttcagCAGTTTGACTGAAAGCCCCGGGGGGGAAACAAGTGGACCTTGTGATAAGATTTTTTGTCATAGGCTACTGCTATTTGCAATGTAAACAATTAGCCTTCAAACtcaaaaaaacatacagtagtGGAAAAACTGCCCTTCTCTATTTCCACAACCTCAACCTCTTCATATTTCTTAGTTTGTCCGATCACAGTCCAAAATCCAGAGATACATCCAAAGATATTGAGCTTATTATTAAAGAAACCGagcaaagcagcaaatcctcacatttgaaaaGCTAGAATTTTTGCCGTGTTTACTTAATATATATTACTTTAACCATGAGTTAATCATCAGAATAGTTGTTGATTGACGaataaatcaatttaaaaaacgtttcagaagACAAATCCATGATTCTCTTTTGCAGTGTTTATGATCTTGCCTTCAAGCCAGATGGCACCCAACTCATCATTGCTGCAGGGCTTCGTGTCCTGGTGAGACTTTCCTGTTTTCTTTGGCCAAGGCACTATATCTAAAGAACATACATGCACTATTATTACATGTAATGTATTGCTTTTTTCTTGCAGGTTTATGACGTAGCAGATGGAGCTATTATCCAGCCTTTAAAAGGACACAAAGACATAGTGTACTGTGTGGCCTATGCTAAAGATGGTACTCCACTGGCTTTTCATTTGTACACTACATTTTCCTTTATCAGTCATTATTGTTATCCTACTAACCAATGCATTCTTCTGTAGGTAAAAGGTTTGCCTCAGGCTCAGCAGATAAAAGCATCATCATCTGGACGTCTAAACTGGAGGGTATTTTAAAATATACGTAAGTGTCACATTTACTCATTGCTGtagagcaggggtcaccaacgcgGTGCCCGCAGGCACCATGtacccccaaggaccacatgagtagccctcaggcctgttctaaaaatgaaaattgaatattgatattatgtttcccaccttgttaagtcattgtttaataattattgtgagaaatcattaacgtgatcagtgtcttcacatagatgagtatcattaatcattaataatcatatataactaaaggcaaactgagcacatttgttatttcagaagagtgtatcaaactggtagcccttcgtatgactcaatacccatgaagtagctctcagtttagaaaaggttggtgacccctgctgtAGAGTAATTCATCCTCTGCAGTGTGTtactctttttcttttgatgtgtttatttgtagTCACAATGACTCTATCCAGTGTGTTGCCTACAACCCTGTCACACATCAACTTGCCTCATGCTCTACTGGGGATTTTGGTGAGTGCACCGTGAGTTTGAGTCTATTCTGGACTTTAAAATCTTGTGCATAATATACTATCACACCTGTAAATAGAGAACTTGCCCACATGGAGCAATGGACATCTGagtaccttttttaaaaaatgttttaggtCTGTGGTCCCCGGAGCAAAAATCTGTGAACAAACATAAAGTGAGCAGCAAAATAACATGTTGTGGGTAAGTAAAGGTTGTCGTTATAACTGTCTGCAACATTGGTATactttaatgtaaacattaatgttaaaggCTTTCATTTGATTGAAGGTGGACGAACGATGGCCAGTACCTTGCCCTCGGTATGATGAATGGAGTGGTGAGCATTCGGAACAAAAACGGAGAGGAAAAGGTCAAGATAGAACGTCCAGGAGGCTCCTCTTCTCCTATCTGGTCTATAGCCTGGAACCCCTCTAAGTTAGTCTTACTTAATTATTGCAGCATACGATTTTAGAAATTTGGCATTGGTATTGTCAATACCATgccatttttaaaaagtaaaaaatagtgGTAATAGTGGcaatttattaaatgtaatacctcacactgccacacacacttatacactgTCCATCCATGTTGCTAGTTTCAAATAATGATGTGCTATTGAGAGTACATTGCATTTTAAGTGAATAGCTTGTGTGGGGCCAGCAGGTGGCAGTGGTCAACCAGGGAGTATTGGAAGGGAGAGGATTATGCCTTGGAGCAGCTGTCCATGTTCTTTGATGCCCCCTACAGCCAAAGCCAGGAGTGCAGATGTAGCCATTACAGAGGACAAACGAACAGGTTCATTGAGAGAAAAGGGCACTCAGGAAGATAAAACGTTAAAGTTAAGAGGGCAGTGATGACAGACAATGACAAGATGCACCAGATATATTATTATTGGGTTGCTTTATGGAATAAGATTTTGTCATCACAGGGAGGTCAGAGCTTGAGGTCAGCCAGGGAATAGTGTCTCTTGAGCTGCAAGGGATTCCGTTTCTTGCTCATGGATGCTCAGCACACAGGCTTACATGAATATATACCAAGGCTTACTGTATACAACCATAATGAAGATACAAATACATTGTCCTGACATGCAATTCAAATATTTAAGGATAAAAACATAGTAAAGCTAAAAGTTTTCAATTGTTAAGGGAAAGGGCTTGACCATGCGTCCCCTAGATGAAGGGTGCCCTCTCTGCTTTTATTAAGTCATCACTTCCTAAACACGAAAGTTCTgtcagtacagtatgttgacagGAGTACTTATGCCAAAAgtcatttttgttgtattttcacAGGGATGAGCACAATGATATTCTGGCTGTGGCAGACTGGGGTCAGAAGCTGTCCTTCTATCAGCTCAGTGGAAAGCAGGTGAATACCACAGgtttatgtaaaaagaaaaatcctgAATCCTAAATTACCATATAGTATGCCTAagtatagtctatatccatgacgttccacttcttggattgctccggtgtcgccagaaattccgctggatgtccctcttttcgaccggatgtccggtaccttctgcttttctttgtgttggaattttaaactccggtggatttatgaggacaagggttaactgctcctcagatctctgcagggtaaatccagacagctagctagactatctgtccaatctgagttttctgttgcacgactaaaacaacttttgaaagtacacatgttccaccaaaacaagttccttcccgaggctattttgcagctgcaccgtggctccgtccagcgcgttgacaattgtgattggtttaaagaaatgccaataaaccagagcacatttttctcccatcccggaatgctgtgtggactagccagaccctcttttgcagcgctgtggaggaaggtctggcaaagtgagactaaccTAAGTACAACCAACATGGAGACTTGGCaatgtacatatacatacagataTACTGAGTCTTACTCATGCAACACGttctaataaaataattatttcccCTTTGCCACTTCAAACTGTTTAAAAGGACATCTAGATGACTAAATATAGGCAGTCTCATTACCTTGCATGGAAATGTTTTATTGccacttattgtggcaataaaaccttttctgattctgattctgaaatacCAGAAGACTGATGGCATTTTGAAACACAATCAGCTCACTGTATGTGCTATCACTTGCTATAGCAATAGGAAATGACAATACTTTCTGTTTATCTGTCCAAAATATATGGTattaaaaacactttcctgttgTAATTAGACTGTCAGGCTCTATTGAAACCATAACAGTACATTGGAAGTGATCCTGCTATGCTTTAATGGCCCCCTAACTGTCCTGCCTTCCTCTTAAATTCCCTGTTGGCAGTACCGTAATTATAGACAAATATGCACTGTTCATTACTCTGCCGTTATGCCTTTGGCTCATAAATTGTCATTGGCCTATTTATCTATTTAAGTGAACATTCTGTTTTGATTACAACATCAGGAATTGTTCGCAATGAAAGAAAATAAGTTGGATTGTCAGCCAGCTTTTTTCCAGAGTGAGGAGAAACAGATGCACAGAGTTGGGGGACTGTTTTGATGTTGTGCAAATGGACTTTGAACATTAATACAATAGAGTAGGGGAACACTTTTTTGTCTATCTTTTCATCAAACACCAAAGGGATGGTTGAATGTACTGTGAACTTTGATGTGTGTCCACCCAGACAGTTGGATGTGTTGGCCCAGGCCCCTAGGCAATACATATGAGATATACTTCTTGGTTTAATGTCCACTTCTCCCTTTGTCTCTTTCAGATTGGAAAAGACAGGACTCTGACCTATGACCCTTGTTGCGTCAGCTTCTTCTCCAAGGGCGAGTATATAGTCATGGGGGGCTCTGATAAACAGGCTTCCCTCTACACTAAAGACGGTGTGCGGCTAGGAACCATTGGAGAGCAGAATGCCTGGGTGTGGACATGCCGGGTTAAGCCTGACTCCAACTTTGTGGTGGGTCCACAGCTTGTGAAGCCATATGTCTGAATAAGTTATCCCTACCCTTAAATATTAGTGTGTGTCAGAGTAAGAAAAGACATAGGAACATGTAATGCAAAACACTGATAAAGCTCAGACCTGATATTCAGGGTGCCAATCTGCATTTGACACTTTTTACTTGATCTGATTTAGCTACACAGTTACACCAGTCATTTTATATTAACAGTAACACCTTAGCAATTTTCCTTTCACTATATTTAACTGAAAGTGATGGGGCATTCAAGAATGAGTTGGTTGCTGGCAGATTGTCTCAGTTTTACTGTGTAGATAGATGCTTTAACAACAGGAACATTTCCCACTCTCACAGTCTTTTCTTAGAGGTGTTAATAGGATGTACTGCTACGTTGTTATCTCTTATCTAGGTGTTGGGCTGCCAGGATGGGACCATCGCCTGCTACCAACTTATCTTCAGTACAGTTCACGGCCTCTACAAGGATCGCTATGCTTATAGAGACAGCATGACTGATGTCATTGTCCAGCACCTCATCACTGAACAAAAAGGTGGACTTTTGCTTTGGCAACAGGATATTCATAATAGAGGACCTATTGTGATGACACTCCAAATAATAATGTATGTGTCTTGAAGCAGCACAGTTAAGTGCCATGATCAAGGATATAGAGGCAGTATTTTCTGAACTAAACTTTAAACGTTAACAATACCTTTAATAGGAATATATTGTAATTTTTCATATCCACTGTATCTGTCCTATTAACAGTCATCAAATTACTATTTTTGTTAAGGGTTTTTTAAATGGTGCATTTCTCATTTCAaacttaatttgtttttataaatgagaGGTTGTGACACTAAGACCTGAGAAAACTCATTCAACAGGATGCATTGGCTGAGATAATTAAATGTTCCTCACCTTCACGTGTCACACTCTCCCTTCATTTCCTTCTTTCCCTAGTGAGGATAAAGTGCCGTGAGCTGGTGAAGAAGATCGCCATCTACAGAAACCGTCTTGCTATCCAGCTGCCTGAGAAGATCCTCATTTATGAGCTTTATTCAGATGACTCCTCAGACATGCACTACCGGATCAAGGAGAAAATTTGCAGGAAGTTTGAATGCAACTTGCTGGTGGTCTGCTCCCAGCATATCATCCTGTGTCAGGTCAGAAGCGATATAGTTCAATAGTCATTGTGCAGTGTAATGCGCATAAAAACAAAAGCATCCAAAACATCAATTTACATTTGCTTACTTAAAATGTCTTGCTTGCTTCTTATAGAGCCTGTGTTTTGGGTCTTTCCTCACATTATGAGCCAAACCGTTTTCCTCCAGTTATGCTTCTCATAATATAGTAAATTCtactagtttattttttttttttttttttttttttttttttttttttttttttttttttttttttttttttttttttttaaaaaaaaaaaaaaaacaaaaaaaaccaacaaaaaaaaaaaaaaaaaaaaaacaaaacaaaaaaccgCACCCCGCGGGGGGCTTTTTGTGGggcaaaaatgaaaaacaaaaaaaaaaaaccagattactattttttttactaacttGCAGTTACACTTTGGTTCTTTGTAAATTATTCTATTGCACACTTGAAAGATTACTCAAGAGGTTGTAGAGACATTTGAGCACTAACATGATGGACGCAGAATGAATCAGTGTTTAGCCATTCAATACTAGCCCAAACTGTAAAAATTATAATATCATGAAATTGCTGCTTTTCCAGATGTTTCTGCCTAGTATGCAAAAGGCTCCAGCTGTGCATGTGCTCTGCaggctctgtctctctcccattaTTAACCCTCTTCAAACTGGATAAAGCAAGACAGTTGAAGGAAGGGGAAGGACCACAGTCTGTTGAACCAGTGGGTGTCTCTCGGGGTTCCTCTCTGCTTCTTGTCTCTAAGTGTTTGACAGAGGCTGGtagggaggaggagcagccaTAACACAGAggttattttcttttaaatctgtctgtgtgtgacagagGTGCTTCAGATCTCTCTCTAACAGGCATGCCTGTATTTCATGCCTCAGACAGCTTTTAGACCATATAAATAGGCTGTACTGGTATGagctgtgtatgtctgtgtctctataGCAATGCTTTCTGATGTCAAGCCACGCTTAAAGAACAATGTACTAagattttttacatttacaagtaTGCTTGAATAAGGTAAAGGGTGTGATTAACAcactgaaataattaaaaacaataatttttttcatGCTGGAGCAGTCGGTGTTTCATGTGTTAAATGTAATAGTGGTCTCACCCTTCCCGCTCTGCTCTTGTGCAGGAGAAGAGACTCCAGTGCCTGTCCTTCACCAGTGTCAGGGAAAAAGAATGGGTGATGGAGTCTCTAATTCGCTACATCAAAGTGATTGGTGGTCCGCCAGGCAGAGAGGGCCTACTAGTAGGGTTAAAGAATGGAGCTGTGAGTATTTTGAGAAAATCATGCTCTTAAGCCAGTGGTCCAAGAATTTGCACATAAAAGAAACGCCTTTCTTCCTGAAgaagatttatttttatgtggATGGGGCTGCAAGTGGAAACATTTATTCCTGTTAAGGGTTTACATTCATTACAGCTAGCGGTAGTTCTGATGCTCTATTCTAATCTCACTCTGCTTGTAATTGTTTTTATAATGTAGATCCTGAAGATATTTGTTGACAACCTGTTTCCCATCACGTTGCTGAAGCTGTCAACCTCGGTGCGCTGCCTGGACATGAGCGCCTCCCGCAATAAACTTGCTGTGGTGGATGAGCACAACACTCTCCTAGTCTATGACATCAACAGTAAAGAGCTGCTTTTTCAGGTCAGCAGGCAGTGGAGAGAGTTAAGGGAATGATAAATACATTCCAGAGGTGCAATGGGATGGAATAAAATAGACACATGTATGTGTAATTATTTGTATTAGGTACAGGTACATATCTTATATGTTATGCTGTTTTCCACAGTCACCTCTAGACCTTATTTCCCCGCTACCCTCCCTTACCTGCCTCCTCTCTTTTGCTCTCCCTGTAGGAGCCTAATGCTAACAGCGTGGCCTGGAACACCCAGTGTGAGGACATGCTGTGCTTTTCTGGCAATGGCTACCTTAACATCAAGGCTAGCAACTTCCCTGTACACCAGCAGAAGATGCAAGGCTTTATGGTTGGCTACAACGGCTCTAAGATCTTCTGTCTCCACGTCTATTCCATGTCGGCTGTGGAGGTGCCTCAGGTGTGTAGTATGTTGTGGGCCGATTGTAGTCTGGAGGCAATGACGGTGTTCCACATGGTCATAATGTAGAAATAAAAGCACACAATTGCCAATGGTTGGTTGGTGTTTGAATCTTAaatatcatggtattcatttgtacaacaaagacaaaaattaCTTACATTAATTGCTTTACTATGAGTTATTGAGACGAGTGTGGTGAAGATATAATTTTGTTTGTGGTCATCTTTTTATTCATTGATTAGTTTGCTATGTAAAGTTTGTAATGCTTTTTGCCGGTGGTGTTGTTGCTCTGTCCAGTCAGCGCCCATGTACCAGTACCTGGAGAAGAAGATGTTTAAGGAGGCCTACCAGATCGCCTGTCTAGGTGTGACGGACAGTGACTGGAGGGATTTAGCCACAGAGGCCCTGGAAGGACTTGACTTTGACACCGCCAAGAAggccagtcacacacacacacacacacacacacacacacacacacacacacacacacacacacacacacacacacacacacacaaaatgtacaaaatagCAGCAACTCCTCCAAATGTGGTGACAGTACCTTGCTTTTCCCTTAGTTTTACTTGTAGGATTCATGTCATGTATGGTACATTACCCAGGTAGCCAAATATAAATAATTGTTCACATTTActtttttcaggattttaaagaAGCTGGtactgcaaaagaaaacacaaaacatcaGGTTCTGAGAGACCATCCTCTAAAATATATCTTGTCTTTTCCCAATTTCAGGCCTTCATTAGAATCAGAGACCTGCGCTACCTGGAGCTCATCAATAGCATTGAGGTAATACCTACtcttaaaaaagggaaagaaaatcCTTCAATATTGTGGAAAGCCAAGTTCACATTTTTGTTTGCTGATTTCTGCTCCAACCAGAGCTGACATCATTCAATTTAGACAAGGCTTTGGGGATACTGGGTCAATTACACTTATTATGGTCATCATACATCAATTGCAAGGCTGTGCCCTGAGCTACACTTAAAAAAATCTCGAACAAGGGAGGAAGCTGTGTCCTGAATTACCTCCTCTGGTCCAATATGCACAACATGcaagcacatatacacacacagaaaagcacacacacattccttgaCAATATGCATGCACAGCAGAGGAAAGTCTTTTTTAAGTTGGCTAGTGCCGGAACAAAGTTTTAGCTGTTTTCACTCTTGAAAAGGGGAAATGTCCTTTTGAAAGTGTGCTTTTTTCCGATGATATGAAAGAAATGTTTACTGTATTCTATAAACATTGTATTTGTTCTATAGTTTCATTATGACTGATGTTGTAAGAGTTTAGTGTGGGTTCAGAGTGTGAGGTTGACTGCATCCAGCAAGCCAATAGTTGTTAGTGCCTTCTGTGTTTTTTgactcattgtgtgtgtgaacacacatgttgtgtgtatatgcatttATCTCTGCTCACATGCCATGTTTGTGTTGCCTGATttgcaggagaggaagaagcgGGGTGAGAACGACAATGAGCTGTTCCTGGCAGACGTCTATGCCTACCAGGGGAAATTCCACGAGGCAGCCAAGCTTTACAAACGTACCGGCCACGAATCCAGAGCCCTGAGCATGTACACTGACCTGCGCATGTTCGAGTATGCCAAGGTGATTAAATCATTGATTGGCAAAAATGCACATACGCATGTACAACATACTTTTGTATCAATATGGACAGAACAACCTGCAAAGCACTGCATGTTTTAGGGGTCTAGAACATATGCTTTTCCTCATCGTGTGCAGTTATGCCAAGTTGGGGCCCTGAACTGTGTTCAAATGGCCCCCCTTTACCGTCTGTCTTTCATCTCCTCATATATCACTGAAATCTCCACATATATCATCTgatcagtacacacacacaccatgatcTTACAGACATATCCATGTACAACACAAGGGTAACTTACACACATAGTTAGAGTTTTAAATGGAGCACAAATTGAGAAAAATAAGGTGAGGGTCTGCTTTTACGTGAATACTTTGATGAGGGGGTCAGTTGGAGTTGAGACAAATTCATGCTTTATTATGTTTACATGTGGGGGGACACTTTGATCATCAGCGTTACATTCACATTGCTGGAGCAGATGACACAGCTATGACTCGTccatgtatatttgtgtgtgcgtatgta
This genomic interval from Perca fluviatilis chromosome 5, GENO_Pfluv_1.0, whole genome shotgun sequence contains the following:
- the ift122 gene encoding intraflagellar transport protein 122 homolog isoform X3 gives rise to the protein MRAVLAWKETIRDQCVYDLAFKPDGTQLIIAAGLRVLVYDVADGAIIQPLKGHKDIVYCVAYAKDGKRFASGSADKSIIIWTSKLEGILKYTHNDSIQCVAYNPVTHQLASCSTGDFGLWSPEQKSVNKHKVSSKITCCGWTNDGQYLALGMMNGVVSIRNKNGEEKVKIERPGGSSSPIWSIAWNPSKDEHNDILAVADWGQKLSFYQLSGKQIGKDRTLTYDPCCVSFFSKGEYIVMGGSDKQASLYTKDGVRLGTIGEQNAWVWTCRVKPDSNFVVLGCQDGTIACYQLIFSTVHGLYKDRYAYRDSMTDVIVQHLITEQKVRIKCRELVKKIAIYRNRLAIQLPEKILIYELYSDDSSDMHYRIKEKICRKFECNLLVVCSQHIILCQEKRLQCLSFTSVREKEWVMESLIRYIKVIGGPPGREGLLVGLKNGAILKIFVDNLFPITLLKLSTSVRCLDMSASRNKLAVVDEHNTLLVYDINSKELLFQEPNANSVAWNTQCEDMLCFSGNGYLNIKASNFPVHQQKMQGFMVGYNGSKIFCLHVYSMSAVEVPQSAPMYQYLEKKMFKEAYQIACLGVTDSDWRDLATEALEGLDFDTAKKAFIRIRDLRYLELINSIEERKKRGENDNELFLADVYAYQGKFHEAAKLYKRTGHESRALSMYTDLRMFEYAKEFIGATDPKNSRILMTKQADWAKSSKEPRAAAEMYLSAGEHLKAIDIIGEHGWEDMLIDIARKLDKAEREPLAKCAFYFERLKHHGYASETYSKMGDLQALVQLHVETRHWEEAFSLVEKHPQFKNHVFVPYAQWLAENDRFEEAQKAFHKAGRQNEAVKVLEQLTQNAVVENRFNDAGYYYWMLSMQCLDIARAESEDQRDEMLKKFERFQHLAELYHVYRSIQRYTDEPFSSHMPETLFNICRFLLNNLTKDIPPGISKVNTLYALAKQSRRLGAYKLARYSYEKLQELHIPSRFQESIELGSLTIRSKPFHDSEDLIEGMMCYRCSTNNPLLNNQGSVCINCRQPFIYSASSYEVLPLVQFYLEEGISDEDAVSLIDLEVPHTDQRDARWQDMDNGELQALRMDDGLDDPEEDPFTAKMSFEQGGSTFVPVKVSRSVLRSMSRRDVLIKRWPRPLKWEYFRSLLPDVSITMCPTCFKMFHSEDYELLVLQHNCCPYCRRPIDEPN
- the ift122 gene encoding intraflagellar transport protein 122 homolog isoform X4, coding for MRAVLAWKETIRDQCVYDLAFKPDGTQLIIAAGLRVLVYDVADGAIIQPLKGHKDIVYCVAYAKDGKRFASGSADKSIIIWTSKLEGILKYTHNDSIQCVAYNPVTHQLASCSTGDFGLWSPEQKSVNKHKVSSKITCCGWTNDGQYLALGMMNGVVSIRNKNGEEKVKIERPGGSSSPIWSIAWNPSKDEHNDILAVADWGQKLSFYQLSGKQIGKDRTLTYDPCCVSFFSKGEYIVMGGSDKQASLYTKDGVRLGTIGEQNAWVWTCRVKPDSNFVVLGCQDGTIACYQLIFSTVHGLYKDRYAYRDSMTDVIVQHLITEQKVRIKCRELVKKIAIYRNRLAIQLPEKILIYELYSDDSSDMHYRIKEKICRKFECNLLVVCSQHIILCQEKRLQCLSFTSVREKEWVMESLIRYIKVIGGPPGREGLLVGLKNGAILKIFVDNLFPITLLKLSTSVRCLDMSASRNKLAVVDEHNTLLVYDINSKELLFQEPNANSVAWNTQCEDMLCFSGNGYLNIKASNFPVHQQKMQGFMVGYNGSKIFCLHVYSMSAVEVPQSAPMYQYLEKKMFKEAYQIACLGVTDSDWRDLATEALEGLDFDTAKKAFIRIRDLRYLELINSIEERKKRGENDNELFLADVYAYQGKFHEAAKLYKRTGHESRALSMYTDLRMFEYAKEFIGATDPKNSRILMTKQADWAKSSKEPRAAAEMYLSAGEHLKAIDIIGEHGWEDMLIDIARKLDKAEREPLAKCAFYFERLKHHGYASETYSKMGDLQALVQLHVETRHWEEAFSLVEKHPQFKNHVFVPYAQWLAENDRFEEAQKAFHKAGRQNEAVKVLEQLTQNAVVENRFNDAGYYYWMLSMQCLDIARESEDQRDEMLKKFERFQHLAELYHVYRSIQRYTDEPFSSHMPETLFNICRFLLNNLTKDIPPGISKVNTLYALAKQSRRLGAYKLARYSYEKLQELHIPSRFQESIELGSLTIRSKPFHDSEDLIEGMMCYRCSTNNPLLNNQGSVCINCRQPFIYSASSYEVLPLVQFYLEEGISDEDAVSLIDLEVPHTDQRDARWQDMDNGELQALRMDDGLDDPEEDPFTAKMSFEQGGSTFVPVKVSRSVLRSMSRRDVLIKRWPRPLKWEYFRSLLPDVSITMCPTCFKMFHSEDYELLVLQHNCCPYCRRPIDEPN